A genomic region of Mobula hypostoma unplaced genomic scaffold, sMobHyp1.1 scaffold_61, whole genome shotgun sequence contains the following coding sequences:
- the LOC134341462 gene encoding titin-like: MLERLVSESNYLSICTYCIRLRIGTVSGPSVSIAFPRYDFSSSGQSPNFIIHVEHRHITVTEGGDAFLSVRPSAGVSSGRWSFNGKIVVQWIAQTVSVGIAYISRAELFTSSGSLLLKSVNTADSGEYRVTLVPTSGSISSAVVSLQVLGQSPNFIIHVEHRHITVTEGGDALFSVRPKAWVSSGSWSFNGKIVVRWFAQTVSVDNAYSSRAELFTSSGSLLLKSVNSADSGEYRVTMVPTSGSISSAVVSLQVLGQSPNFIIHVEHRHITVTEGGDAFLSVRPSAGVSSGRWSFNGKIVVQWIAQTVSVGIAYISRAELFTSSGSLLLKSVNTADSGEYRVTLVPTSGSITSAVVSLQVLGQSPNFIIHVEHRHITVTEGGDALFSVRPKAWVSSGRWSFNGKIVVRWFAQTVSVDNAYSSRAELFTSSGSLLLKSVNSADSGEYRVTMVPTSGSISSAVVSLQVLE, from the exons ATGCTGGAAAGATTAGTTTCAGAGAGTAATTACTTAAGTATCTGTACTTATTGTATCCGTCTAAGAATCGGTACAGTCTCAGGTCCATCCGTCTCCATCGCTTTTCCCCGATACGATTTCTCTTCCTCAGGTCAGTCTCCGAACTTTATCATCCACGTGGAGCACAGGCACATAACTGTGACCGAGGGGGGTGATGCGTTCCTTTCCGTGCGGCCATCGGccggggtcagcagtggaaggtGGAGTTTTAATGGGAAAATTGTCGTCCAGTGGATCGCTCAGACCGTGTCTGTTGGTATTGCCTACATATCGCGGGCTGAGTTATTCACCTCCAGCGGGTCTCTCCTGCTGAAGTCGGTGAACACCGCGGACAGTGGCGAATACCGTGTGACTTTGGTTCCAACCAGCGGCTCCATCTCCTCAGCGGTCGTCAGTCTACAAGTCCTTG GTCAGTCTCCGAACTTTATCATCCACGTGGAGCACAGGCACATAACTGTGACCGAGGGGGGTGATGCGCTCTTTTCCGTGCGGCCGAAGGCCTgggtcagcagtggaagctgGAGTTTTAATGGGAAAATTGTCGTCCGGTGGTTCGCTCAGACCGTGTCTGTTGACAATGCCTACTCATCGCGGGCTGAGTTATTCACCTCCAGCGGGTCTCTCCTGCTGAAGTCGGTGAACAGCGCGGACAGTGGGGAATACCGTGTGACTATGGTTCCAACCAGCGGCTCCATCTCCTCAGCGGTCGTCAGTCTACAAGTCCTTG GTCAGTCTCCGAACTTTATCATCCACGTGGAGCACAGGCACATAACTGTGACCGAGGGGGGTGATGCGTTCCTTTCCGTGCGGCCATCGGccggggtcagcagtggaaggtGGAGTTTTAATGGGAAAATTGTCGTCCAGTGGATCGCTCAGACCGTGTCTGTTGGTATTGCCTACATATCGCGGGCTGAGTTATTCACCTCCAGCGGGTCTCTCCTGCTGAAGTCGGTGAACACCGCGGACAGTGGCGAATACCGTGTGACTTTGGTTCCAACCAGCGGCTCCATCACCTCAGCGGTCGTCAGTCTACAAGTCCTTG GTCAGTCTCCGAACTTTATCATCCACGTGGAGCACAGACACATAACTGTGACCGAGGGGGGTGATGCGCTCTTTTCCGTGCGGCCGAAGGCCTGGGTCAGCAGTGGAAGGTGGAGTTTTAATGGGAAAATTGTCGTCCGGTGGTTCGCTCAGACCGTGTCTGTTGACAATGCCTACTCATCGCGGGCTGAGTTATTCACCTCCAGCGGGTCTCTCCTGCTGAAGTCGGTGAACAGCGCGGACAGTGGGGAATACCGTGTGACTATGGTTCCAACCAGCGGCTCCATCTCCTCAGCGGTCGTCAGTCTACAAGTCCTTG AATGA